The following proteins are encoded in a genomic region of Arachis stenosperma cultivar V10309 chromosome 4, arast.V10309.gnm1.PFL2, whole genome shotgun sequence:
- the LOC130975966 gene encoding receptor-like kinase TMK2 — translation MAYLKSRYKNDIISLCMLLLCLGCVESKDGDGEAAYMLKLMNALKPPGWSNTTHMCQWTGVTCNDQSGRIEVIYLGSMSLTGTVPTGLNDSLSHLTSLYLFNNNLSGPVPSLANLSFLQDIYLGFNNFTSIPHGCFHGLTSLQFLSLRNNTNLPPWNFPTDLTAHSSQLHLNLTATNVMGSLPEIFHSLPSLETVLLSNNNLSGVLPESFGGTKIATLHLNNQKGNGFSGPIDVLSNMLDLFQVWLQGNSFTGPIPDMSRCTALQDLQLGHNQLTGVVPDSLIALQKLGYLYLGYNFLQGPLPNLTLSGFDSMENLGANTTNGFCHKDPGPCDHKVTILLQIAAEFKYPILLARTWKGNNACKGWRFITCDDKNKIRMVNLSNLKLTGTISPAFANLTDLRELYLDGNNLTGEIPEGLTTLPELEVVNVSNNHLAGNIPKFSPKVNFVATDNDFPNASNNRISTPLITVISIASAGVIIIILVLVIYNNKRCLDLIYGVIFKTTYNDHHVEDFIKGYEFLAPKRCSYSEVKRMTNSFRDKLGQGGYGTVYKASLTNGRQVAVKILTESKGSGEEFINEVASISRTSHVNIVSLLGFCYDQGKRALIYEFMSNGSLDRYIHKAESSKAFCSLDWSILHKIAIGIAQGLEYLHQGCTTKILHLDIKPENILLDEHFCPKISDFGLARICQKKESNVSILGTRGTPGYIAPEIFSRAYGRISDKSDVYSYGMLILEMFGKRNNFNSKESHRSEMYFPDWIYEDLDQGNILGSHSNISDEDNDMIKKIILVSLWCIQPNPSQRPSMSKVVEMLHGELESVPFPPKPGLYCPERSLIKTLDISAGSKHETISITTEESSFTHEINKNVSC, via the exons ATGGCATACCTGAAATCAAGATACAAAAATGACATTATTAGTCTGTGCATGCTTCTGCTGTGCTTGGGTTGTGTGGAGTCCAAGGATGGTGATGGTGAAGCTGCATACATGTTGAAGCTTATGAATGCACTCAAACCCCCTGGCTGGTCCAACACCACCCACATGTGCCAGTGGACCGGCGTGACTTGCAACGATCAAAGTGGAAGGATTGAAGTGATCTATCTCGGTTCAATGTCGCTGACCGGAACAGTTCCTACAGGCCTCAACGACTCCCTCTCCCACCTCACATCCCTCTATCTCTTCAACAATAATCTGAGTGGGCCTGTTCCCTCTCTCGCCAACCTCTCCTTCCTCCAAGACATATACCTCGGCTTCAACAACTTCACCTCCATCCCTCATGGTTGCTTCCATGGTCTAACTAGTTTGCAGTTCTTAAGCTTGAGAAACAATACCAACCTCCCACCATGGAACTTTCCTACCGATTTGACTGCTCACTCCTCCCAACTCC ACCTCAATCTTACTGCTACAAATGTCATGGGCTCTCTACCAGAAATATTTCACTCCTTGCCAAGTTTGGAGACTGTTCTTCTTTCCAACAACAACCTCAGCGGTGTCTTGCCAGAGTCTTTCGGAGGGACCAAGATTGCCACCTTGCATCTCAATAACCAGAAGGGTAACGGGTTTTCGGGTCCCATTGATGTCCTTTCAAACATGCTCGACTTATTTCAAGTCTGGCTTCAAGGGAACTCGTTTACAGGACCTATTCCTGACATGTCTCGTTGCACTGCTTTACAAGATTTACAACTTGGTCACAATCAATTAACAGGTGTGGTTCCAGATTCGCTCATCGCTCTTCAAAAATTGGGATATCTTTATTTGGGCTATAACTTTTTGCAAGGTCCTCTACCAAATCTTACCTTGAGTGGTTTTGATAGTATGGAGAATCTTGGTGCTAACACCACAAATGGCTTCTGTCACAAAGATCCTGGACCTTGTGATCACAAAGTGACCATTTTGCTTCAAATTGCTGCGGAATTTAAGTATCCAATTTTGTTGGCACGTACATGGAAAGGAAATAATGCCTGTaaaggttggcgtttcattacTTGTGatgacaaaaataaaatcagAATGGTGAATTTATCAAATCTGAAGTTGACGGGCACAATCTCACCTGCATTCGCCAATTTAACTGATTTGCGGGAATTGTATTTGGATGGGAATAATTTGACGGGTGAAATACCTGAGGGATTGACAACATTGCCTGAACTTGAAGTTGTGAATGTCTCTAACAACCACCTTGCTGGAAATATTCCCAAATTCTCACCAAAGGTCAACTTTGTTGCCACAGACAATGATTTTCCTAATGCTTCCAACAATAGAATCTCAACTCCTTTGATTACAG TTATATCGATAGCTAGTGCTGGAGTTATTATAATAATCCTTGTTCTGGTTATTTACAACAACAAGAGGTGTCTTGATTTAATCTATGGGGTTATCTTCAAGACAACATACAATGATCACCACGTCGAGGATTTTATAAAAGGTTATGAATTTTTGGCACCAAAGCGATGTAGTTATTCCGAAGTGAAAAGAATGACAAATTCATTTCGTGATAAACTTGGACAAGGTGGATATGGCACTGTATACAAAGCAAGTTTAACTAATGGTCGTCAAGTTGCAGTGAAAATATTAACTGAGTCTAAGGGAAGTGGAGAAGAATTCATAAATGAAGTTGCTAGTATTAGTAGGACATCTCATGTGAATATTGTCTCACTTTTAGGATTTTGTTATGATCAAGGCAAAAGAGCACTTATTTATGAATTCATGTCTAATGGTTCTCTAGATAGATACATCCACAAAGCAGAATCTTCTAAGGCTTTTTGTAGTTTGGATTGGAGTATTTTGCATAAAATTGCAATTGGTATTGCTCAAGGGTTAGAATACTTGCATCAAGGATGTACAACAAAAATTTTGCATCTTGATATAAAACCTGAAAATATTCTTCTAGATGAACATTTCTGTCCAAAAATATCAGATTTTGGACTAGCTCGAATCTGTCAAAAGAAAGAGAGTAATGTATCTATTTTAGGCACAAGAGGAACTCCAGGTTACATTGCACCAGAAATCTTTAGTCGCGCATATGGGAGAATTTCTGATAAATCTGATGTATATAGTTAtggtatgttgattcttgagaTGTTTGGAAAAAGAAACAACTTCAACAGTAAAGAATCACATCGCAGTGAAATGTATTTTCCTGATTGGATATATGAGGATCTTGACCAAGGTAATATTCTTGGTAGCCATTCCAATATCTCAGATGAAGATAATGATATGATAAAGAAGATTATATTAGTTAGTTTGTGGTGTATTCAACCAAATCCATCACAAAGACCATCAATGAGTAAAGTTGTGGAAATGTTACATGGAGAACTTGAGTCCGTGCCATTTCCTCCAAAGCCTGGGTTGTATTGTCCTGAAAGGTCTTTGATAAAAACTTTAGATATATCTGCCGGTAGTAAACATGAGACAATTTCAATAACTACAGAGGAGAGTAGTTTTACACATGAGATCAATAAAAATGTCTCATGTTAA